A region of Paraburkholderia sp. BL23I1N1 DNA encodes the following proteins:
- a CDS encoding acyl-CoA dehydrogenase family protein has protein sequence MNLALSEEQTMIRDSAADVLAERSASAAVRQAIEHSAGRDDALWQTLAGELGWCALTVPEAAGGAGLGATELVLLMEQMGRRLACVPYFSTVCLAATALAQCESAAAREWLSRIAGGEVSATLALQTTAGFEARTGSVYAAAVFDARKVAFYAEETAHGYRLSGTLAQVVDGTSVDLLLVPALIANEAQTIALFELNCADLAGLTCTPLITLDSTRPLARVELDAVDVQRNALLACGSEAQRALSVTVWFAALALAAEQLGGAQQCLDLTLAYTAERVQFGRAIASFQAVKHRCAQMMVDIEATRSAVLGAALAWDHARNQLQTQAPDPMRNQAGASLPTEVLTDIATAKATANEAFRFCAQEAIQLHGGVGFTWEYDPQLYFKRAQASSAQFGTTAQMLSFIADQVVDRSEPLGASLSLPLAHADHVQAVLAGVL, from the coding sequence ATGAACCTCGCTCTCTCCGAAGAACAAACCATGATTCGCGATTCGGCGGCTGACGTGCTGGCGGAGCGCAGCGCATCGGCGGCGGTGCGGCAGGCGATCGAACACAGCGCGGGCCGCGACGATGCGCTGTGGCAGACGCTCGCCGGCGAACTCGGCTGGTGCGCGCTGACCGTGCCGGAAGCAGCGGGCGGCGCGGGCCTGGGCGCGACGGAACTGGTGTTGCTGATGGAACAGATGGGGCGGCGTCTTGCCTGCGTGCCTTATTTCAGCACGGTATGCCTGGCGGCGACGGCGCTGGCGCAGTGCGAATCAGCGGCGGCTCGTGAATGGCTCTCGCGGATCGCGGGCGGCGAGGTGAGCGCAACGCTCGCCTTACAAACAACGGCCGGTTTCGAGGCAAGGACGGGTTCTGTTTATGCAGCGGCCGTCTTCGATGCACGTAAGGTTGCGTTTTACGCGGAAGAGACGGCTCACGGCTACCGTTTGTCTGGGACGTTGGCACAAGTTGTCGACGGTACGAGTGTCGATCTGTTGTTGGTGCCCGCATTGATCGCGAACGAAGCGCAGACCATCGCGCTGTTCGAACTGAACTGCGCCGATCTTGCGGGCCTGACCTGCACGCCGCTCATCACGCTGGATTCGACGCGCCCGTTGGCGCGTGTCGAGTTGGATGCGGTCGATGTGCAGCGTAACGCGCTGCTGGCATGTGGCAGCGAGGCGCAACGTGCGCTGTCCGTCACCGTGTGGTTTGCCGCGCTGGCGCTGGCCGCCGAACAACTCGGCGGCGCGCAGCAGTGCCTTGACCTCACGCTTGCCTACACGGCAGAGCGCGTGCAATTCGGCCGTGCGATCGCGTCGTTTCAAGCGGTCAAACATCGTTGCGCGCAGATGATGGTCGACATCGAGGCAACGCGTTCGGCCGTTCTCGGCGCGGCGCTGGCTTGGGATCACGCGCGGAATCAATTGCAGACTCAGGCACCGGACCCGATGCGCAATCAGGCCGGCGCTTCGTTACCGACGGAAGTGCTCACCGATATCGCCACAGCAAAAGCCACCGCCAACGAAGCATTCCGCTTCTGCGCTCAGGAAGCGATCCAGTTGCACGGCGGCGTCGGCTTCACATGGGAATACGACCCGCAACTCTATTTCAAACGCGCTCAGGCTTCTAGCGCGCAATTCGGCACGACCGCGCAGATGCTGTCGTTTATCGCGGACCAGGTGGTCGATCGCAGCGAGCCTTTGGGCGCGAGCTTGTCCTTGCCGCTGGCCCATGCCGACCACGTGCAAGCCGTCCTCGCGGGAGTGCTTTGA
- a CDS encoding SDR family oxidoreductase: MEICNERTVIVTGAGGGLGREYALAFAAEGAAVVVNDIRQEAAQAVCDEIVRAGGRALANADDITRIDTAQRIIDAAHAAFGEIHVLVNNAGICRDRMFTSMTEADWDDVMRVHLRGHFCLSQLLAREWRDAAKAGREVDARIVNTSSGAGLQGSIGQANYGAAKAAIAALTLMQAAELQRYGVRVNALAPAARTSMTEGVFAEMMKRPANGFDYFDPANVAPLVVWLGSVQSRDVTGQVFEAAGGMISVAEGWRTGPRIDIGARWQVNAVGGAVAALVAEREPAQQVYGS; this comes from the coding sequence ATGGAAATCTGCAACGAACGCACCGTGATCGTTACCGGCGCGGGTGGAGGGTTGGGCCGCGAATACGCGCTGGCGTTTGCCGCCGAGGGTGCGGCGGTGGTGGTCAACGATATTCGTCAGGAGGCCGCACAAGCTGTCTGCGACGAGATCGTGCGAGCCGGCGGCCGGGCACTGGCGAATGCCGACGACATTACGCGCATCGATACCGCGCAACGCATCATCGACGCTGCGCACGCGGCCTTCGGCGAGATTCATGTGCTGGTGAACAACGCGGGCATCTGCCGCGACCGGATGTTCACCAGCATGACCGAAGCCGATTGGGACGACGTGATGCGGGTCCATCTGCGCGGACATTTCTGTCTTTCGCAACTGCTGGCACGCGAGTGGCGCGATGCCGCGAAGGCGGGGCGCGAGGTGGATGCGCGCATTGTCAACACCAGTTCGGGGGCGGGTCTGCAAGGGTCGATCGGCCAGGCGAACTATGGCGCGGCCAAGGCGGCCATCGCGGCCTTGACGTTGATGCAGGCCGCGGAATTGCAACGCTACGGCGTTCGGGTGAACGCGTTGGCGCCGGCGGCGCGCACCTCGATGACCGAAGGCGTATTCGCCGAGATGATGAAAAGGCCGGCCAATGGCTTCGATTACTTCGATCCGGCCAACGTTGCGCCACTGGTCGTCTGGCTCGGCAGCGTGCAATCGCGCGACGTGACGGGGCAGGTATTCGAAGCGGCGGGCGGCATGATCTCAGTGGCCGAAGGCTGGCGAACGGGGCCGCGCATCGACATCGGCGCACGTTGGCAAGTCAATGCGGTGGGCGGCGCGGTGGCGGCGCTGGTCGCGGAGCGTGAGCCGGCGCAGCAAGTGTACGGAAGCTGA
- a CDS encoding acetyl-CoA C-acetyltransferase: MKQAYIVDALRTPTGRRKGGLAQVHAADLGGFVLKELVARNGIPADEYDDVVFGCVDTIGPLAGNIARTCWLAAGLPLTVPGVTVDRQCGSSQQAVHFAAQAVMSGTQDVVVAGGVQTMTQIPISSAMTAAEPLGFTDPFSGSIGWRSRFGDAPVSQFHAAQRIADHWNLSRETMEQYALESHRRALAAIEGGYFAREIVPVAGVVHDETPRKDTTLARMASLEPLMPGGALTAAVSSQTCDAAAALLIVSEEALKRYGLTPRARIHHLSVLGDDPLWMLTAPIPATRHALKKTGLSLDAIDVVELNEAFASVALAWLAETRYPHEKTNPNGGAIALGHPLGATGARLMTSLLHELERTQGRYGLQTMCEGGGLANVTIIERL; encoded by the coding sequence ATGAAACAGGCTTATATCGTCGATGCGTTGCGCACGCCCACCGGCCGCCGCAAAGGCGGACTCGCGCAGGTGCATGCCGCGGATCTCGGCGGCTTTGTGCTGAAGGAACTGGTCGCCCGTAACGGCATTCCCGCCGATGAGTACGACGACGTCGTGTTCGGCTGCGTCGATACGATCGGTCCGCTGGCGGGCAATATCGCGCGCACCTGCTGGCTCGCCGCGGGCTTGCCGCTGACGGTGCCCGGCGTCACGGTGGACCGTCAATGCGGTTCGTCGCAGCAGGCGGTGCATTTTGCCGCGCAGGCCGTGATGAGCGGCACGCAGGATGTGGTAGTTGCGGGCGGCGTGCAGACCATGACGCAGATCCCGATTTCGTCGGCGATGACGGCGGCCGAGCCGCTGGGTTTCACCGATCCGTTCTCGGGCAGCATTGGTTGGCGCTCGCGGTTCGGCGATGCGCCGGTCTCGCAGTTTCATGCGGCGCAGCGGATCGCGGATCACTGGAATCTTTCGCGCGAAACGATGGAGCAGTACGCGCTGGAGAGTCACCGGCGCGCGCTGGCGGCAATCGAAGGTGGGTACTTTGCGCGCGAAATCGTGCCGGTCGCCGGTGTGGTTCACGACGAGACCCCGCGCAAGGACACGACGCTCGCCAGGATGGCTTCGCTTGAACCGCTGATGCCCGGCGGCGCGCTGACGGCGGCTGTTTCGAGCCAGACCTGCGATGCGGCGGCCGCGCTGCTGATCGTCTCCGAAGAGGCGCTCAAACGTTACGGCCTCACTCCGCGCGCGCGTATTCATCACCTGAGCGTGCTCGGCGACGATCCGCTGTGGATGCTCACCGCGCCGATTCCCGCGACACGTCACGCATTGAAGAAGACCGGCCTTTCGCTCGACGCCATCGACGTGGTGGAACTGAACGAAGCGTTCGCCTCGGTGGCGCTCGCGTGGCTGGCTGAGACGCGCTATCCGCACGAGAAGACCAATCCGAACGGCGGCGCGATCGCGCTTGGCCATCCGCTCGGCGCAACCGGCGCGCGGCTGATGACGAGCCTCTTGCACGAGCTTGAACGCACGCAAGGCCGCTACGGATTGCAAACGATGTGCGAGGGCGGTGGGCTTGCCAACGTCACGATCATCGAGCGCCTGTAA
- a CDS encoding acyl-CoA dehydrogenase family protein — protein MDFVFNEDQEALASSVKRFLMTEMTPELIRELWNTPTGRSERMWDMFASQGLTAVSVPESHDGLGLGDVEWALLAQTYGYFGGPEPLLDTALVAVGMLEGLPASAQRDALLRDIASGSARVAIGHPVNPYVSDAHVARVLLCERDGELHWLTPGAYRLNAVQSVDPSRRLFELVWQATPATRVATAAEAQPLLARALDQGAFAVAAQLLGLTQRVLDVAIDYSAQRKQFGKPIGSYQALKHLLADVAIRYEFARPVVYRAACAIADNDPQRALYVSHAKLAAAAAAQLAARHAMQVHGAIGYTWELDLQIFMKRIWALSGSWGDTTFHKNRVADALIESCAPIGPARTFERDS, from the coding sequence ATGGATTTCGTATTCAACGAAGATCAGGAAGCATTGGCGAGCAGCGTCAAGCGCTTTCTGATGACGGAGATGACGCCGGAGCTGATCCGCGAGTTGTGGAACACGCCCACGGGTCGCTCGGAGCGCATGTGGGATATGTTCGCCTCGCAGGGCTTAACGGCCGTATCGGTGCCGGAAAGTCACGACGGCTTGGGGCTCGGTGACGTGGAGTGGGCGCTGCTCGCGCAGACCTATGGCTATTTCGGGGGACCCGAGCCGTTACTCGATACGGCGCTCGTGGCCGTCGGCATGCTGGAAGGCTTGCCCGCCAGCGCGCAACGCGACGCGCTGTTGCGCGATATCGCGTCGGGGTCGGCGCGCGTGGCGATTGGGCATCCGGTGAATCCGTATGTTAGCGACGCGCACGTCGCACGGGTTCTGTTGTGCGAGCGGGACGGCGAATTGCATTGGCTCACGCCCGGCGCTTACCGATTGAATGCGGTGCAGAGCGTCGACCCTTCGCGCCGGCTGTTCGAACTCGTGTGGCAGGCAACGCCCGCCACACGGGTGGCAACGGCCGCCGAGGCGCAACCGTTGCTGGCGCGCGCACTCGATCAGGGCGCGTTCGCCGTCGCCGCGCAATTGCTCGGCCTCACGCAGCGCGTGCTCGACGTCGCAATCGATTACAGCGCGCAACGCAAGCAGTTCGGCAAGCCGATCGGCTCATATCAGGCGCTCAAGCATCTGCTCGCCGACGTCGCGATCCGCTATGAGTTCGCGCGGCCGGTGGTGTATCGCGCCGCCTGCGCGATCGCCGACAACGACCCGCAGCGCGCGCTCTACGTCTCCCACGCAAAGCTCGCCGCCGCCGCAGCAGCGCAGCTCGCCGCACGCCACGCGATGCAGGTGCACGGCGCGATTGGCTACACGTGGGAGCTCGATTTGCAGATCTTCATGAAACGCATCTGGGCGCTCTCGGGTAGCTGGGGCGACACGACGTTTCACAAGAACCGTGTGGCCGACGCGCTGATCGAGTCATGCGCGCCGATCGGACCGGCCCGTACTTTCGAACGGGACTCCTAA
- a CDS encoding acyl-CoA dehydrogenase family protein: protein MKLDYTPAQRAFRAEIRSWLARHVPREPLPSFDTEAGFGAHREWERTLHSGRWSMVTWPRELGGRGCDLIEWLIFEEEYWRADAPMRVNQNGIFLLGPTLMDFGTDEQKARFLPAMAAGEHVWAQGWSEPNAGSDMAAIRASAIRTDGGTGGEYILNGQKIWSTRAVWADWLFGLFRSDPQSTRHHGLTFLMVPLSTPGITVRPIRQLNGQTGFAEIFFDDVRVPVENRLAGEGMGWQVAMATAGFERGLMLRSPARFQRTAEALRALYLAHRAEADRDPTLRDRVIGACMDAQAYALSTYATASRLQKGGHIGAESSTNKVFWSELDLRMHQTALDILGARAEVLPQTHEQHAALGTWLDGFLFAQAGPIYAGTNEIQRNIVAERMLGMPRS from the coding sequence ATGAAGCTTGACTACACGCCGGCGCAACGCGCATTTCGCGCGGAAATTCGCAGCTGGCTCGCGCGCCATGTGCCGCGCGAACCGCTGCCGAGTTTCGACACCGAAGCGGGCTTCGGCGCGCATCGGGAATGGGAGCGCACGCTGCATTCCGGCCGCTGGAGCATGGTGACGTGGCCGCGCGAACTGGGCGGACGCGGCTGCGATCTGATCGAGTGGCTGATCTTCGAAGAAGAATACTGGCGCGCCGATGCACCGATGCGCGTGAATCAGAACGGCATCTTCCTGCTCGGCCCGACCTTGATGGACTTCGGCACGGACGAACAGAAGGCCCGTTTTTTGCCGGCCATGGCGGCGGGCGAACACGTGTGGGCACAAGGCTGGTCCGAGCCCAACGCCGGCTCCGACATGGCGGCGATCCGCGCGAGCGCGATCCGTACCGACGGCGGCACGGGCGGCGAATACATTCTGAACGGCCAGAAGATCTGGTCGACCCGCGCGGTGTGGGCCGACTGGCTGTTCGGCCTGTTTCGCAGCGATCCGCAATCCACGCGCCATCACGGCCTGACTTTCCTGATGGTGCCGCTCTCGACACCGGGCATCACCGTGCGGCCGATCCGTCAGTTGAACGGCCAGACGGGTTTCGCCGAGATTTTCTTCGACGACGTGCGCGTGCCGGTCGAAAACCGTCTCGCCGGTGAAGGCATGGGCTGGCAGGTCGCCATGGCAACCGCCGGATTCGAACGCGGCCTGATGCTGCGCTCGCCCGCACGTTTTCAACGCACTGCCGAAGCATTGCGCGCGCTCTATCTGGCGCATCGCGCAGAAGCCGACCGCGATCCGACTTTGCGCGACCGGGTGATCGGCGCGTGCATGGATGCGCAGGCCTACGCGCTTTCCACCTACGCGACCGCGAGCCGTTTGCAGAAGGGCGGCCACATCGGCGCGGAGTCGAGCACGAACAAGGTGTTCTGGTCCGAACTCGATCTGCGCATGCATCAAACCGCGCTCGACATTCTCGGCGCACGCGCCGAGGTCCTGCCGCAAACGCACGAGCAACACGCGGCGCTCGGCACCTGGCTCGACGGTTTCCTGTTCGCGCAGGCCGGCCCGATCTATGCGGGCACCAACGAGATCCAGCGCAACATCGTCGCGGAACGGATGCTGGGAATGCCGCGTTCGTGA
- a CDS encoding enoyl-CoA hydratase family protein produces the protein MTEPINSVRALPFRIEREGGIGELVIDQPPVNALDARGWQALADAIDALGRDDSVHVIVLRGAGRGFCAGVDIKELAAHPERIVAVNAGNYATFRAVHRNPKPVIVAVHGFVLGGGIGICGAADVIVASDCARFGVPEIDRGAMGGGAHLQRMFGVQKVRAMYFTGDMVDAAEAYRLGAVERVVPREQLREAAFEIARKIASKSPAMLQLAKEALNGVEDGDLEDKYRWEQGLTLQAYMTNDSAEARSAFIEKRDAQFDGAHDAERQAGGRT, from the coding sequence ATGACAGAACCCATCAATAGCGTCCGCGCGCTGCCGTTCAGGATCGAACGCGAAGGCGGCATCGGCGAACTGGTGATCGACCAGCCGCCGGTCAATGCGCTCGATGCGCGCGGCTGGCAGGCGCTGGCCGACGCAATCGACGCGCTGGGTCGCGACGACAGCGTCCACGTGATCGTGCTGCGTGGCGCGGGGCGAGGCTTTTGCGCGGGCGTCGATATCAAGGAACTGGCGGCGCATCCCGAACGGATCGTCGCAGTCAACGCCGGCAATTACGCGACCTTTCGCGCGGTGCACCGCAATCCGAAGCCGGTGATCGTCGCGGTGCATGGCTTCGTGCTGGGCGGCGGCATCGGCATTTGCGGCGCGGCGGACGTGATCGTCGCCTCCGACTGCGCGCGCTTCGGCGTGCCTGAGATCGACCGTGGCGCAATGGGCGGTGGCGCCCACCTGCAACGGATGTTCGGCGTGCAGAAAGTGCGCGCCATGTATTTCACGGGCGACATGGTCGACGCCGCAGAAGCCTACCGGCTCGGCGCGGTCGAGCGCGTGGTGCCGCGCGAACAACTGCGCGAGGCGGCGTTCGAGATTGCCCGCAAGATCGCCTCGAAGAGCCCCGCGATGCTGCAACTCGCGAAAGAAGCGCTGAACGGTGTCGAAGACGGCGACCTCGAAGACAAATATCGCTGGGAGCAGGGCTTAACGTTGCAGGCGTATATGACGAACGATTCGGCGGAAGCACGCTCGGCCTTCATCGAAAAACGCGACGCGCAGTTCGATGGCGCCCACGACGCCGAACGTCAGGCCGGAGGGCGCACATGA
- a CDS encoding nitronate monooxygenase family protein, whose translation MSTTLHTPLCDLLGCRYPIVQTAMGWVADAKLVAATCNAGGFGFLAGATLEAERVEAEILRVKELTDKPFGINFHMFQPNAAQVVDLAIKHRLRAVSYGRGPDAKTIHRFKDAGVLCIPTVGAPKHAAKAVELGADAVTAQGAEGGGHTGSMPTTLLLPRVLDAVNVPVIAAGGFFDGRGLAAALGYGAAGIAMGTRFLMAEESPVPRSTLERYVAVNDPSQIRVSAALDGLPQRMIDNPYLLRLEAFGPLRRTLFALRTAEAWRRQSGMTFAQMASLGQKALRDHSYTASQTLMAANAPFLIQRAIVDGKPDEGVLPSGQVAAVIGAIEPCETLIARIVDDAVARLDALAAMRGVPVHV comes from the coding sequence ATGAGCACGACGCTGCATACGCCCTTGTGCGATCTGCTCGGCTGCCGCTATCCGATCGTGCAGACGGCCATGGGTTGGGTTGCCGACGCAAAGCTCGTCGCCGCAACCTGTAATGCGGGCGGCTTCGGTTTTCTGGCTGGCGCGACGCTCGAGGCCGAACGCGTGGAAGCGGAAATCCTGCGCGTGAAGGAACTGACGGATAAGCCGTTCGGCATCAACTTCCATATGTTCCAGCCGAACGCGGCACAGGTGGTCGATCTGGCGATCAAGCACCGGCTGCGTGCAGTGAGCTACGGACGCGGACCTGACGCGAAGACGATCCACCGCTTCAAGGACGCGGGCGTGTTGTGCATCCCCACCGTGGGCGCACCGAAACACGCGGCTAAGGCGGTCGAACTGGGCGCCGACGCGGTCACCGCGCAAGGCGCGGAGGGCGGGGGCCATACCGGGTCGATGCCGACCACGCTGCTGTTGCCACGTGTGTTGGATGCTGTGAACGTGCCGGTGATCGCCGCAGGCGGCTTCTTCGACGGACGCGGTCTCGCGGCGGCGCTCGGCTACGGCGCGGCAGGCATTGCCATGGGCACGCGTTTTCTGATGGCGGAAGAGTCGCCCGTGCCGCGCTCGACGCTCGAACGCTACGTGGCGGTCAACGACCCGTCGCAAATCCGTGTATCCGCGGCGCTCGACGGCTTGCCGCAACGCATGATCGACAACCCTTATCTGCTGCGTCTCGAAGCTTTCGGCCCATTACGCCGCACGCTTTTCGCGTTGCGCACAGCTGAAGCGTGGCGTCGCCAGAGCGGCATGACTTTCGCACAGATGGCGTCGCTCGGTCAGAAGGCACTGCGCGATCACAGCTACACCGCGAGTCAGACGCTGATGGCGGCGAACGCACCGTTTCTGATTCAACGCGCCATCGTTGACGGTAAGCCGGACGAGGGCGTATTGCCGAGCGGCCAGGTCGCCGCGGTGATCGGCGCGATCGAGCCGTGCGAGACCTTGATCGCACGCATTGTCGACGATGCCGTGGCGCGGCTCGATGCGCTTGCGGCCATGCGCGGCGTGCCGGTTCACGTGTGA
- a CDS encoding enoyl-CoA hydratase, protein MQATHESVVDYNVSDGIATITMNRPEYHNAQNSKMTYALDAAFKRASNDDAVKVIVLAGAGKHFSAGHDIGTPGRDIDQSFERASLWYDHVGKEGGEFLYAREQEVYLGMCRRWRDLPKPTIAMVQGACVAGGLMLAWVCDLIVASDDAFFSDPVVRMGIPGVEYFAHAYELNPRIAKEFLFLGERMDAARAYQMGMVNRVVPRERLQDATTEIAAKIARMPRLGLTLTKQAVNHVEELQGKRAAMDAAFAWHHFAHAHNELVSGDKLGGYDARKMAESQRPAAATSAATQENGKADGEAA, encoded by the coding sequence ATGCAAGCCACCCACGAAAGCGTCGTCGACTATAACGTGAGCGACGGCATTGCCACGATCACGATGAACCGCCCCGAGTATCACAACGCGCAGAACTCGAAAATGACGTATGCGCTCGACGCCGCGTTCAAGCGCGCGTCGAACGACGATGCGGTGAAGGTCATCGTTCTTGCGGGCGCGGGCAAGCATTTTTCGGCGGGCCACGATATCGGCACGCCGGGCCGCGACATCGACCAGTCGTTCGAGCGCGCCTCGCTCTGGTACGACCATGTCGGCAAGGAAGGCGGCGAGTTTCTGTACGCCCGCGAACAGGAAGTCTATCTCGGCATGTGCCGCCGCTGGCGCGATCTGCCCAAGCCGACCATCGCGATGGTGCAGGGCGCGTGCGTGGCGGGCGGCCTGATGCTGGCGTGGGTGTGCGACCTGATCGTAGCATCGGACGACGCGTTCTTTTCCGATCCGGTGGTGCGCATGGGCATTCCAGGCGTCGAGTATTTCGCGCATGCGTATGAACTGAATCCACGCATCGCCAAGGAGTTTCTGTTTCTCGGCGAACGGATGGACGCGGCGCGCGCGTATCAGATGGGCATGGTCAACCGCGTCGTGCCGCGCGAGCGCTTGCAGGACGCCACGACGGAAATCGCCGCGAAGATCGCGCGCATGCCGCGCCTCGGCTTGACGCTGACGAAGCAGGCCGTGAATCACGTCGAAGAATTGCAAGGCAAGCGCGCGGCGATGGATGCGGCATTTGCCTGGCATCACTTCGCGCATGCACACAACGAGCTGGTGAGTGGCGACAAGCTGGGGGGGTACGACGCCCGCAAAATGGCCGAATCGCAACGGCCCGCTGCGGCCACATCTGCCGCCACGCAAGAGAACGGAAAGGCCGACGGAGAAGCCGCATGA
- a CDS encoding CoA-transferase subunit beta gives MSDSLDYSLAELMITAAARVWRDDGEVLATGIGTGPRLAAGLARLAYNAGLMLTDGEAYLVESPVPLGPREAGYRLQASGLMTYERVFDCVWHGKRHALVMPTQIDRFGQANISWLGDDYARPKTQLLGARGFPGNSINHANSFFVSGHSKRAFVAGEVDMVCSVGYNPAREIPGMRAFTDLRSVITDLCVMDFGGANDAVQVRSLHPGVSFDEVQDATGFELRAHPDMHVTPPPGADDLRIVRALDPHNLRASVVRNNPAPRRV, from the coding sequence ATGAGCGACTCTCTCGACTATTCCCTCGCCGAATTGATGATTACCGCGGCGGCGCGCGTCTGGCGCGATGACGGCGAAGTGCTGGCCACCGGCATCGGTACGGGCCCACGTTTGGCCGCTGGTCTTGCGCGCCTCGCCTACAACGCGGGTTTGATGCTTACCGATGGCGAAGCCTATCTCGTCGAAAGCCCGGTGCCGCTCGGACCGCGCGAGGCGGGTTATCGCCTGCAGGCGTCCGGCCTGATGACCTACGAGCGCGTGTTCGATTGCGTGTGGCATGGCAAGCGTCACGCGTTGGTGATGCCCACGCAGATCGACCGTTTCGGTCAGGCCAATATCTCCTGGCTCGGCGACGACTATGCGCGCCCGAAAACGCAACTACTCGGCGCGCGCGGTTTTCCGGGCAACAGCATCAATCACGCGAATTCGTTTTTCGTCTCCGGCCATAGCAAACGTGCGTTCGTTGCCGGTGAAGTCGACATGGTGTGCAGCGTGGGCTACAACCCGGCACGCGAAATCCCCGGCATGCGCGCGTTCACCGATCTGCGCAGCGTGATTACCGATCTGTGCGTGATGGACTTTGGCGGCGCGAATGATGCGGTTCAGGTGCGCTCGCTCCATCCTGGTGTGAGCTTCGACGAAGTGCAGGACGCGACCGGATTCGAGTTGCGCGCGCATCCCGACATGCACGTAACGCCACCGCCAGGCGCCGACGATCTTCGGATCGTGCGCGCGCTCGACCCGCATAACCTGCGTGCGAGTGTTGTGCGCAATAACCCCGCGCCGCGCCGCGTGTGA
- a CDS encoding CoA transferase subunit A — MKQLDKTLSARDAVAQLSDGMTIGIGGWGPRRKPMALVREIVRSNLKDLTVVAYGGPDVGLLCAAGKVRKLVFGFVSLDVIPLEPHFRRAREQGALDVWELDEGLLQLGLRAAAARLPFLPTRVGLGTDLLKHAPHLRTVQSPYGGETLLAMPALELDAALLHVNAADRMGNTRIDGPDPFFDAWFARAAAKCFVSSETLVETLASNDLDLARRNTFERSLVSGVVHAPCGAHPTSCAPAYGWDLPHLKAYCASAEDVQQTAAYLSEVVGADEPGYLQRAGGRSHVAALPLPIL; from the coding sequence ATGAAACAACTCGACAAAACACTCAGCGCACGCGATGCCGTCGCGCAACTTTCCGACGGCATGACGATCGGCATCGGCGGCTGGGGTCCCCGCCGCAAACCGATGGCACTCGTGCGCGAAATTGTCCGCTCGAATCTGAAGGACCTCACCGTGGTCGCGTATGGCGGCCCTGACGTCGGGCTGCTGTGTGCCGCAGGAAAAGTCCGCAAGCTCGTGTTCGGCTTCGTTTCACTCGATGTGATTCCGCTCGAACCGCATTTTCGCCGGGCGCGCGAACAGGGCGCGCTCGACGTGTGGGAACTCGACGAAGGCCTGCTGCAACTCGGCCTGCGCGCCGCGGCGGCACGTCTGCCGTTCTTGCCGACGCGTGTCGGGCTGGGCACCGATCTGCTGAAACACGCACCGCATCTGCGCACCGTGCAATCGCCCTATGGCGGCGAGACGCTGCTGGCGATGCCGGCGCTCGAACTCGACGCCGCGCTGCTGCACGTGAACGCCGCGGACCGGATGGGCAATACGCGCATCGACGGTCCGGATCCTTTCTTCGACGCATGGTTTGCACGGGCTGCGGCGAAGTGCTTCGTCAGCAGCGAAACGCTGGTCGAAACGCTGGCGAGCAACGACCTCGATCTCGCGCGCCGCAACACCTTCGAGCGATCGCTTGTAAGCGGCGTGGTGCACGCGCCGTGCGGCGCGCATCCCACATCGTGCGCGCCTGCCTATGGCTGGGATCTGCCGCATCTGAAGGCATATTGCGCGAGCGCGGAAGACGTGCAACAAACAGCGGCTTACCTGAGTGAGGTAGTAGGCGCCGACGAACCGGGCTATCTGCAACGCGCAGGCGGCCGGTCCCATGTAGCGGCGTTGCCGTTGCCGATTCTGTAA